A genomic region of Glycine max cultivar Williams 82 chromosome 15, Glycine_max_v4.0, whole genome shotgun sequence contains the following coding sequences:
- the LOC106796193 gene encoding uncharacterized protein → MGNNTNGGWEWKLSWRTALFDSEIQMADNFLGELSQQQIQPNREDRCSWKHDQTGYYSTKSGYDLIWEAQMGANQNLDFVDIWKLKIPSKSLVFAWRLIRDRLPTRMNLRRWQVVIIK, encoded by the coding sequence ATGGGGAATAACACCAACGGCGGATGGGAGTGGAAGCTATCTTGGAGGACAGCTCTTTTTGatagtgaaattcaaatggcagaTAATTTCCTTGGAGAACTATCACAGCAACAGATTCAGCCAAATAGGGAGGATAGGTGCAGCTGGAAGCATGATCAAACTGGATACTACTCAACAAAAAGCGGATATGACTTGATATGGGAAGCACAGATGGGAGCTAATCAGAATTTGGACTTTGTGGACATTTGGAAGCTCAAAATACCAAGTAAATCACTGGTTTTTGCTTGGAGGCTAATTAGGGACAGACTTCCAACTAGGATGAATCTTAGAAGGTGGCAGGTTGTGATAATTAAATGA